One window of the Corynebacterium glutamicum ATCC 13032 genome contains the following:
- the infB gene encoding translation initiation factor IF-2: protein MPGKLRVHELAKQLGITSKELLATLKDKGEFVKTASSTIEPPVVKRMQEHYGSSGSDKSDTAAKPAAAKPAAPKPAASAAPKPGAPAKPAAPAAKPAPAAPSAASAAKPGAAPKPGVQAKPAAAAKPGAPAKPAAPAAPSAAKSGSAPKPAAAAKPAFSGPTPGDAAKKAEPAAKPGAEAPRPGGMPRPMGKPAPKPGARAPRVANNPFSTGGGERPAPRPGGGPRPGGGPRPGGGPRPQGQGRPGGQRDGQRDGQRDGQGNRGGQRQGAGAGGPRPQGGPRPQGGSRPQGGSAQGAQGAPSQERQGGGRRPSPAMMPPTPGQMPAKAPGKGGRGGQAGGGAGGGFNRGGGTGGGAGRGGRRGGTAGAFGRPGGAPRRGRKSKRQKRNEYESMQAPNVIGGVRLPDGKGATIRLARGASLADFADKIGADAAALVQALFNLGEMVTATASVSDETLQLLGEEMNYKVQVVSPEDEDRELLESFDLQFGEDEGGEADLAKRPPVVTVMGHVDHGKTRLLDTIRKANVGSDEAGGITQGIGAYQVKVNVEDTERTITFLDTPGHEAFTAMRARGAKSTDIAVLVVAADDGVMPQTVEAINHAKAADVPIVVAVNKIDKPEASPEKIRGQLTEYGLIPEEYGGDTIFVDISAKQGLNIDELLASVCLTADAELDLVANPEMDAQGVAIEAHLDRGRGPVATVIVQRGTLRVGDSIVAGDTYGRVRRMVDEYGRDVEEAGPSRPVQVQGLNGVPGAGDNLLVVEDDRIARQIANQRNARKRNALAARSRKRVSLEDLDSVLKEHSTLNLILKGDNAGSVEALEEALLKIEMDDEVQLNIIDRGVGAVTQTNVTLAAASDAVIIAFNVRAEGKATEEANAEGVDVRYYTIIYRAIEEVEAALKGMLKPIYEERVIGHAEIRAIFKASSVGLIAGCMVEDGKVRRNATVRIIRDGNVIAENAKIVSLRREKDDATEVSAGYECGMVLSYPDISVDDKIEVYEMVEVPREA from the coding sequence GTGCCCGGAAAGCTACGTGTACATGAGCTTGCTAAGCAACTCGGTATTACCAGCAAGGAACTACTTGCCACCCTTAAGGATAAAGGCGAGTTTGTTAAAACCGCATCATCCACAATTGAACCCCCAGTTGTGAAGAGGATGCAGGAGCACTACGGTTCGAGCGGTTCGGATAAGTCCGACACCGCTGCGAAGCCTGCAGCGGCAAAGCCTGCTGCGCCAAAACCAGCTGCGTCAGCAGCTCCAAAGCCAGGTGCTCCAGCAAAACCTGCAGCACCTGCAGCAAAGCCTGCCCCAGCTGCTCCTTCTGCAGCTTCTGCAGCAAAGCCAGGCGCAGCACCTAAGCCAGGCGTTCAGGCAAAGCCTGCAGCAGCCGCTAAGCCAGGCGCTCCAGCAAAGCCAGCAGCACCTGCAGCTCCTTCTGCCGCTAAGTCAGGTTCAGCTCCAAAGCCTGCAGCAGCAGCTAAGCCAGCATTTTCTGGCCCAACTCCAGGCGATGCAGCTAAGAAGGCAGAGCCAGCAGCTAAGCCAGGCGCGGAAGCACCTCGCCCAGGCGGCATGCCACGTCCAATGGGCAAGCCTGCTCCAAAGCCAGGCGCACGTGCACCACGTGTAGCTAACAACCCATTCTCCACCGGTGGTGGCGAGCGTCCAGCTCCTCGCCCAGGTGGCGGCCCACGTCCTGGTGGCGGACCTCGCCCAGGCGGTGGACCACGTCCACAGGGCCAGGGTCGTCCAGGTGGCCAGCGAGATGGTCAGCGCGACGGACAGCGTGATGGTCAGGGTAACCGCGGCGGTCAGCGTCAAGGCGCTGGCGCAGGTGGACCACGCCCACAGGGTGGACCACGCCCTCAGGGCGGTTCACGCCCACAGGGTGGCTCCGCTCAGGGTGCTCAGGGAGCACCTTCCCAGGAGCGTCAAGGTGGCGGACGTCGTCCATCCCCAGCAATGATGCCTCCAACCCCAGGTCAGATGCCTGCTAAGGCACCTGGCAAGGGTGGTCGTGGTGGCCAAGCCGGCGGTGGCGCTGGTGGCGGATTCAACCGTGGTGGCGGAACCGGTGGCGGCGCAGGCCGTGGCGGTCGTCGTGGCGGTACCGCAGGTGCATTCGGCCGTCCAGGTGGTGCTCCACGCAGGGGACGTAAGTCGAAGCGTCAGAAGCGCAACGAGTACGAATCAATGCAGGCACCGAACGTCATTGGTGGCGTTCGTTTGCCAGACGGCAAGGGTGCAACCATCCGCCTCGCGCGCGGTGCATCTTTGGCTGACTTCGCTGACAAGATCGGCGCAGACGCAGCAGCATTGGTTCAGGCTCTGTTCAACTTGGGTGAAATGGTCACCGCAACTGCATCGGTTTCTGATGAAACCTTGCAGCTGCTCGGTGAGGAAATGAACTACAAGGTTCAGGTTGTTTCCCCAGAAGATGAAGACCGTGAGCTGCTCGAAAGCTTCGACCTTCAGTTCGGTGAGGACGAAGGTGGCGAGGCTGACCTTGCTAAGCGTCCTCCAGTGGTTACCGTCATGGGTCACGTTGACCACGGTAAGACTCGTTTGCTGGATACTATCCGTAAGGCAAATGTGGGCTCCGACGAAGCCGGCGGCATTACCCAGGGCATTGGTGCATACCAGGTCAAGGTAAATGTCGAGGACACTGAGCGCACGATCACCTTCCTGGATACCCCAGGTCACGAGGCCTTCACCGCAATGCGTGCCCGTGGTGCAAAGTCCACAGATATCGCGGTTCTGGTTGTTGCAGCAGACGACGGCGTTATGCCTCAGACTGTGGAAGCAATCAACCACGCTAAGGCTGCAGATGTACCAATCGTGGTTGCAGTGAACAAGATTGATAAGCCAGAAGCTTCTCCAGAGAAGATCCGTGGTCAGCTGACCGAATACGGATTGATCCCTGAAGAGTACGGTGGCGACACCATCTTCGTTGACATCTCTGCAAAGCAGGGACTGAACATCGATGAGCTGCTCGCTTCTGTCTGCCTGACCGCAGACGCTGAGCTTGACCTTGTTGCTAACCCAGAAATGGACGCACAGGGTGTTGCAATTGAAGCTCACCTCGACCGTGGTCGTGGACCAGTGGCAACCGTTATCGTCCAGCGCGGTACCCTGCGCGTCGGTGACTCCATCGTTGCAGGCGATACCTACGGACGTGTTCGCCGCATGGTGGACGAATACGGACGCGACGTTGAAGAGGCCGGACCTTCCCGTCCTGTTCAGGTTCAGGGTCTTAACGGTGTCCCAGGCGCCGGCGACAACCTTCTGGTTGTTGAAGATGACCGCATTGCACGTCAGATTGCTAACCAGCGCAACGCCCGCAAGCGTAACGCTCTGGCAGCACGCTCCCGTAAGCGCGTCTCCCTCGAGGATCTGGATTCAGTTCTTAAGGAACATAGCACCCTTAACCTCATTCTTAAGGGCGACAACGCAGGTTCCGTGGAAGCACTGGAAGAAGCATTGCTAAAGATTGAGATGGACGATGAAGTCCAGCTCAACATCATCGACCGCGGTGTGGGTGCAGTTACCCAGACCAACGTCACCCTTGCAGCTGCATCCGACGCTGTCATCATCGCCTTCAACGTTCGCGCTGAAGGTAAGGCAACTGAGGAAGCAAACGCAGAAGGCGTCGATGTTCGTTACTACACGATCATCTACCGTGCTATCGAAGAGGTCGAGGCGGCCCTCAAGGGCATGCTCAAGCCAATCTACGAAGAGCGCGTTATCGGACATGCTGAGATCCGTGCGATCTTCAAGGCTTCCTCTGTCGGCCTCATCGCAGGTTGCATGGTTGAAGACGGCAAGGTGCGCCGAAACGCCACAGTCCGCATTATTCGCGACGGCAACGTCATCGCCGAGAATGCAAAGATCGTGTCCCTTCGCCGTGAGAAGGACGATGCCACCGAAGTCTCTGCAGGCTACGAGTGCGGTATGGTTCTGTCTTACCCAGACATCTCCGTCGACGACAAGATCGAGGTCTACGAAATGGTTGAGGTTCCACGCGAAGCTTAA
- a CDS encoding YlxR family protein, whose amino-acid sequence MFHDDALKASSGQLSRFNPIRIRTCIATRERKPDSELLRVVQSPELPGVILPDPKRRMPGRGAWLTPSIDALDLAEQRRAFGRALRVSTTVDTGHVRTYLAENAGPDFCKED is encoded by the coding sequence ATGTTCCATGACGATGCATTAAAAGCTTCATCTGGACAACTGTCTCGCTTCAACCCAATTCGGATCCGTACTTGCATTGCCACCAGGGAACGTAAACCTGATTCTGAACTGCTCCGCGTAGTTCAATCCCCGGAGCTTCCGGGAGTTATCCTTCCAGATCCGAAACGTCGGATGCCTGGCAGGGGAGCATGGTTGACCCCTTCCATCGACGCACTGGACCTTGCTGAACAGCGTCGCGCCTTTGGCCGAGCGCTGAGGGTGTCCACAACCGTGGATACAGGTCACGTACGCACGTACCTGGCGGAAAACGCCGGACCCGATTTTTGTAAGGAAGACTGA
- the nusA gene encoding transcription termination factor NusA: protein MNIDVQALKAIESEKGIPVPDLLRTIASALLHSYMDNRETVASANLKPRVDIDSTTGTVNVIVSEFDENGELASEYDDTPSNFGRVSARAVRDAIVKSLREAEASRAFDAYADYEGTVVSGIVQADARAAERGIIIVQLGTEADNQDGVLLPAEQIPGEKLKHGDRVKCFVVGVGKGNTDIQINLSRTHPELVRRLFELEIPEVADGSVEIVAISREAGHRSKVAVQAKVKNLNAKGACIGPRGQRVSNIMRELGGEKIDIIDYSEDPATFVGNALAPSKVVNVEVTDLEAQTARVTVPDYQLSLAIGKEGQNARLAARLTGWKIDIHSDID, encoded by the coding sequence GTGAATATTGATGTCCAGGCTTTAAAAGCCATCGAGTCTGAAAAAGGAATCCCAGTTCCAGACTTGCTGCGCACCATCGCCTCTGCACTTTTGCATTCGTACATGGATAATCGCGAAACTGTTGCGTCTGCGAACCTGAAACCACGCGTGGACATCGATTCCACAACTGGCACGGTCAACGTCATCGTCTCAGAATTCGACGAAAACGGAGAGCTCGCTTCCGAATACGACGACACCCCATCCAACTTCGGACGAGTCAGCGCCCGCGCTGTTCGCGACGCGATCGTTAAGTCCCTGCGCGAAGCAGAAGCAAGCCGAGCATTCGATGCGTACGCAGATTATGAAGGCACCGTTGTGTCCGGCATCGTTCAAGCAGATGCCCGCGCAGCTGAACGCGGAATCATCATCGTGCAGCTGGGTACCGAAGCGGACAACCAAGACGGCGTTTTGCTCCCAGCCGAGCAGATCCCTGGCGAAAAGCTCAAGCACGGCGACCGCGTCAAGTGCTTCGTCGTTGGCGTGGGCAAGGGCAACACTGACATCCAGATCAACCTGTCTCGTACTCACCCTGAGCTGGTGCGCCGACTGTTTGAACTGGAAATCCCAGAAGTTGCTGACGGATCCGTGGAAATTGTTGCTATCTCCCGCGAAGCCGGACACCGCTCCAAGGTTGCTGTTCAAGCCAAGGTGAAGAACCTCAACGCCAAGGGCGCTTGCATTGGCCCACGTGGACAGCGTGTGTCCAACATCATGCGTGAACTCGGTGGAGAAAAAATCGACATCATCGATTACTCCGAAGATCCAGCAACCTTCGTTGGAAATGCACTGGCACCATCCAAGGTTGTCAACGTAGAGGTCACCGATCTTGAAGCTCAAACCGCGCGCGTAACTGTCCCTGACTACCAGCTTTCACTAGCAATCGGTAAAGAAGGTCAAAACGCCCGCTTGGCTGCCCGCCTGACCGGCTGGAAGATCGACATCCACTCTGACATCGATTAA
- the rimP gene encoding ribosome maturation factor RimP has translation MAFPTTEILSALIEPLAASHKFDLEGLKVTKAGPKSAVAIKVDSDSRPDLDQLEVFSQEIGELFDAAEQRGELNFGAGYTLEVSTPGVDNPLTLPRHWRRNRGRLVALDQDGKKRVARIGALNDAETHVVLIERNKKLLEVTTLELAHSPRAVVEIEFAKPAQDETALAESTFDEATA, from the coding sequence ATGGCTTTTCCAACCACTGAAATTCTGTCTGCGCTCATCGAGCCGCTCGCCGCATCCCACAAATTCGACCTCGAGGGCCTGAAAGTGACCAAAGCAGGTCCAAAATCCGCCGTCGCCATCAAGGTAGATTCGGATTCCCGCCCCGATCTCGACCAGCTGGAAGTATTCAGCCAAGAAATCGGAGAGCTTTTCGACGCCGCCGAGCAGCGCGGAGAGCTCAACTTCGGAGCGGGTTACACGCTCGAAGTGTCCACGCCGGGCGTGGACAACCCACTGACGCTGCCGCGCCATTGGCGCAGAAACCGCGGTCGCCTGGTTGCGCTTGATCAGGATGGCAAAAAGCGCGTAGCACGCATCGGGGCGCTTAACGACGCCGAAACTCACGTTGTTTTGATCGAGCGGAATAAAAAGTTGCTCGAGGTCACAACCCTTGAATTAGCACATTCCCCTCGAGCAGTGGTAGAAATTGAATTCGCTAAACCTGCGCAGGATGAGACTGCCCTCGCAGAAAGCACATTCGACGAAGCCACCGCGTAA
- a CDS encoding DUF4439 domain-containing protein encodes MRRRIPSVLGVSLLAAFLVACTPSPNPNAALAQMYQDALFDSQAMSEAEPELATLRSQHADELLAEIRRICGFDEGQVPESCQVTVPAIAILPTDDPEKYVNDSQALILDNLDDIPEDSVALVVEQYIAQAEFAEGSEVSVPVDLELTEAELAAAKDLADREFSAAWSLGVALAQLPETDREEVETAISNHHDRASQLQIITSGTTPAPGYVSELPDPTDETSARSNIETVENNVTQAWHAAASAATTDAWRVFCAHIAGDTARELTLIDVS; translated from the coding sequence ATGCGTAGGCGTATCCCCTCTGTCCTTGGTGTTTCTCTTCTGGCTGCCTTTTTGGTGGCGTGCACCCCCTCCCCCAATCCGAATGCGGCGTTGGCCCAGATGTATCAGGATGCGCTTTTTGATTCCCAGGCGATGTCAGAGGCCGAGCCTGAGCTTGCCACTTTGCGCAGTCAGCACGCAGATGAATTATTGGCCGAGATTCGGCGTATTTGTGGCTTTGATGAAGGCCAGGTTCCGGAATCGTGCCAGGTAACGGTTCCTGCGATCGCTATTCTGCCCACCGATGATCCAGAGAAGTATGTCAACGACAGTCAGGCGTTGATCCTTGATAATTTGGATGACATTCCGGAAGATTCCGTGGCTTTAGTGGTTGAGCAATACATCGCGCAGGCGGAATTTGCTGAAGGATCTGAGGTGTCCGTTCCTGTTGATTTGGAGCTCACCGAGGCAGAATTAGCTGCTGCGAAGGACTTGGCGGACCGCGAGTTTTCCGCCGCGTGGTCTTTGGGCGTGGCTTTGGCTCAGCTTCCGGAAACCGACCGCGAGGAGGTGGAAACGGCGATCAGCAACCACCATGACCGCGCGTCGCAGCTGCAAATTATTACCTCCGGCACTACCCCAGCGCCAGGTTACGTGAGCGAGCTGCCCGACCCCACCGACGAGACTTCAGCGCGAAGCAACATTGAAACCGTCGAAAACAACGTCACCCAGGCCTGGCATGCAGCTGCAAGCGCCGCAACCACCGACGCCTGGCGTGTCTTCTGCGCGCACATCGCCGGCGATACCGCACGCGAATTAACGCTTATCGACGTCTCCTAG
- a CDS encoding peptide ABC transporter substrate-binding protein: MTLKKSLAVTTAAALALSLAACSSDSSSDSSSSSSGSEGGDNYVLVNGTEPQNPLVPGNTNEVGGGRIVDSIFSGLVYYDVDGSPVNDVAESIELEGDKTYRITIKDGQTFTDGTPVTAESFVNAWNYNVANSTLSSYFFESILGYEEGVESMEGLQVVDDTTFTVELTQPESDFPLRLGYSAFFPLPESAFDDMDAFGENPIGNGPYKLQEWNHNQDATIVPNADYTGGRQAQNDGVKFIFYPTFDSAYADLLSDNLDVLDAIPDSAFSSFEDELSGRSINQPSAVFQSFTIPESLEHFSGEEGVLRRQAISLAVNRDEITQTIFEGTRTPATDFTSPVIDGHSDSLQGADVLTYDPERAQELWAQADEISPWSGEFSISYNADGGHQAWVDATANSIRNTLGIDAIGNPYPDFKSLRDDVTNRTINGAFRTGWQADYPSLGNFLGPLYGTGAGSNDGDYSNPDFDAKLAEAANAADVDASTPLYNEAQEILLQDLPAIPTWYSNAVGGYSTNVDNVEFQWNSQPAYYQITKN; this comes from the coding sequence ATGACTTTGAAGAAGTCTCTCGCTGTAACCACGGCGGCTGCACTTGCTTTGAGCCTTGCCGCTTGCTCGTCCGACTCCTCGTCCGACAGCTCCTCATCCTCATCAGGCAGCGAAGGCGGCGACAACTACGTCCTCGTCAACGGCACTGAGCCACAGAACCCGCTCGTCCCAGGCAACACCAACGAAGTAGGTGGCGGTCGCATCGTCGACAGCATCTTCTCCGGCCTGGTCTACTACGACGTCGACGGCTCCCCTGTCAACGATGTTGCAGAGTCCATCGAACTCGAAGGTGACAAGACCTACCGCATCACCATCAAAGACGGCCAGACCTTCACCGATGGCACCCCAGTTACCGCTGAGAGCTTTGTCAACGCATGGAACTACAACGTAGCTAACAGCACGCTGTCCTCCTACTTCTTTGAGTCCATCCTCGGCTACGAAGAAGGCGTCGAGTCCATGGAAGGCCTCCAGGTCGTCGACGACACCACCTTCACCGTCGAGCTCACCCAGCCTGAGTCCGACTTCCCACTGCGCCTGGGATACTCCGCATTCTTCCCGCTTCCTGAATCCGCATTTGACGACATGGACGCATTCGGTGAGAACCCAATCGGCAACGGTCCATACAAGCTCCAAGAGTGGAACCACAACCAGGACGCCACCATCGTTCCTAACGCGGACTACACCGGTGGACGCCAGGCTCAGAACGACGGCGTGAAGTTCATCTTCTACCCAACCTTCGACTCCGCTTACGCGGACCTGCTCTCCGACAACTTGGATGTGCTGGACGCTATCCCAGACTCCGCGTTCTCCTCCTTCGAGGACGAGCTCTCTGGCCGTTCCATCAACCAGCCTTCCGCTGTGTTCCAGTCCTTCACCATCCCGGAGAGCCTTGAGCACTTCTCCGGCGAAGAAGGCGTGCTGCGTCGCCAGGCCATCTCCTTGGCCGTCAACCGCGACGAGATCACCCAAACCATCTTCGAAGGCACCCGCACCCCAGCGACGGACTTCACCTCCCCTGTCATCGACGGACACTCTGATTCCCTCCAGGGCGCAGATGTCTTGACCTACGATCCAGAGCGCGCTCAGGAACTGTGGGCACAGGCAGACGAGATCAGCCCTTGGTCCGGCGAGTTCTCCATCTCCTACAACGCAGACGGTGGACACCAGGCATGGGTGGACGCAACCGCCAATTCCATCCGCAACACCCTGGGTATCGACGCCATCGGCAACCCATACCCAGACTTCAAGTCCCTGCGTGACGATGTCACCAACCGCACCATCAACGGCGCATTCCGCACCGGCTGGCAGGCAGACTACCCGTCCTTGGGCAACTTCCTCGGACCTTTGTACGGCACCGGTGCAGGCTCCAACGATGGTGACTACTCCAACCCAGATTTCGATGCCAAGCTCGCCGAAGCAGCAAACGCGGCCGATGTTGACGCATCAACCCCGCTATACAACGAAGCACAGGAAATCCTGCTCCAGGATCTCCCAGCGATCCCAACTTGGTACTCCAACGCAGTTGGTGGATACTCCACCAACGTGGACAACGTGGAATTCCAGTGGAACTCGCAACCTGCGTACTACCAGATCACCAAGAACTAG
- a CDS encoding ABC transporter permease, with product MLRYVGRRLLQMIPVFFGATLLIYALVFLMPGDPVQALGGDRGLTEAAAEKIRQEYNLDKPFIVQYLLYIKGIFVLDFGTTFSGQPVIDVMARAFPVTIKLAIMALLFESILGIIFGVIAGIRRGGIFDSTVLVLSLIVIAVPTFVIGFVLQFLVGVKWGLLPVTVGSNTSITALIMPAVVLGAVSFAYVLRLTRQSVSENLRADYVRTARAKGMSGFNVMNRHVLRNSLIPVATFLGADLGALMGGAIVTEGIFGINGVGGTLYQAILKGEPTTVVSIVTVLVIVYIIANLLVDLIYAVLDPRIRYA from the coding sequence ATGCTTCGTTACGTCGGGCGACGTTTGCTCCAAATGATTCCGGTCTTTTTCGGAGCGACCTTACTGATTTACGCCCTCGTGTTCCTCATGCCTGGTGACCCAGTCCAGGCATTGGGAGGTGACCGCGGCCTAACCGAGGCTGCGGCCGAGAAAATCCGTCAAGAATACAATCTTGATAAACCCTTCATCGTTCAATACCTCCTGTACATCAAGGGCATCTTCGTCTTAGATTTTGGAACAACCTTCTCTGGTCAGCCAGTTATTGATGTGATGGCCAGGGCCTTCCCCGTCACCATCAAACTCGCCATCATGGCCCTGCTGTTTGAATCAATCCTCGGCATTATCTTTGGTGTCATCGCAGGTATTCGCCGCGGAGGAATCTTCGACTCCACCGTGCTGGTCCTTTCTCTGATAGTCATCGCAGTCCCCACCTTCGTCATTGGTTTCGTGCTGCAGTTCTTAGTCGGCGTGAAATGGGGCTTACTGCCCGTCACCGTAGGTTCCAACACATCAATAACGGCGCTGATCATGCCGGCTGTCGTACTGGGTGCAGTATCGTTCGCCTACGTTCTTCGCCTCACCAGACAATCCGTGAGCGAAAACCTCCGCGCTGATTACGTTCGAACCGCTCGAGCAAAAGGCATGTCCGGATTCAACGTGATGAACCGCCATGTGCTTCGAAACTCACTGATTCCCGTTGCCACCTTCCTGGGCGCCGATCTCGGTGCACTGATGGGTGGAGCGATTGTCACCGAAGGTATCTTCGGCATCAACGGTGTCGGTGGAACGCTCTACCAGGCCATTTTGAAAGGTGAACCCACCACGGTTGTCTCCATTGTCACTGTGCTGGTCATCGTCTACATCATCGCCAACCTTCTCGTGGACTTGATCTACGCCGTTCTCGATCCGAGGATCCGCTATGCCTAA
- a CDS encoding ABC transporter permease: MPNNEFHTNHSLGQDDQTPDQAHFFPQGRGEALVRPGQEHFIAATDETGLGAVDAVADDSAPTSMWGEAWRDLRRRPLFWVSAVLIILALLLAAVPQLFTSTDPQFCVLANSLDGPQSGHPFGFDRQGCDIFARTVYGARASVAVGVLTTLLVALIGTVFGALAGFFGGIMDTILSRITDMFFAIPLVLAAIVVMQMFKEHRTIVTVVLVLGLFGWTNIARITRGAVMTAKNEEYVTSARALGASKAKILLSHIMPNAAAPIIVYATVALGTFIVAEATLSFLGIGLPPSIVSWGADIAKAQTSLRTQPMVLFYPAMALALTVLSFIMMGDVVRDALDPKSRKR; encoded by the coding sequence ATGCCTAATAATGAATTCCACACAAACCACTCGTTGGGCCAAGATGATCAAACCCCAGATCAGGCTCATTTCTTCCCACAAGGACGAGGCGAGGCTCTAGTTCGACCAGGTCAAGAGCACTTCATCGCAGCCACTGATGAAACCGGACTTGGTGCCGTCGATGCTGTTGCTGATGACTCTGCACCAACCTCCATGTGGGGCGAAGCGTGGCGAGACCTTCGTCGTCGACCACTGTTCTGGGTCTCTGCGGTGTTGATTATTTTGGCGCTTCTCCTGGCCGCAGTTCCGCAGCTGTTTACCTCAACGGATCCCCAGTTCTGTGTGCTGGCAAACTCTCTTGATGGTCCACAGTCTGGACATCCCTTCGGATTCGACCGTCAAGGTTGCGATATTTTTGCTCGTACCGTCTACGGTGCTCGTGCCTCGGTCGCCGTCGGTGTGTTGACCACGTTACTGGTCGCCCTCATCGGTACTGTATTTGGTGCTTTGGCTGGCTTCTTTGGTGGCATCATGGATACCATCCTCTCCCGCATCACCGACATGTTCTTCGCCATTCCACTGGTTCTGGCAGCCATCGTTGTGATGCAGATGTTCAAGGAACACCGCACCATCGTCACCGTGGTTTTGGTGCTTGGGCTTTTCGGCTGGACCAACATTGCGCGTATTACCCGTGGAGCGGTGATGACCGCAAAGAATGAAGAGTATGTCACCTCCGCACGTGCGCTTGGTGCATCAAAAGCCAAGATACTGCTGTCTCACATCATGCCAAACGCCGCAGCACCCATCATTGTGTATGCAACTGTGGCACTGGGAACATTCATCGTGGCAGAGGCGACGCTCTCCTTCCTGGGCATTGGCCTTCCACCATCAATTGTCTCCTGGGGTGCTGATATCGCGAAGGCACAAACCTCCCTTCGTACCCAACCCATGGTGCTGTTCTACCCCGCAATGGCACTTGCACTAACCGTTTTGAGCTTCATCATGATGGGCGATGTCGTCCGCGACGCTCTGGATCCTAAGTCGAGGAAGCGATGA